The segment CAGCCCCTTGCCTGCCTTCCACGGCGGCACGGGCGCGGTCACGTGATCGTAGAAGCCGTCGCCTTCGTCGTAGCACAGCAGGAACACCGTCTTCGCCCACACGGCCGGGTTCGACGTGAGTGCATCCAGAATCCGCGACACGAATTCCTCGCCGAACGACGGCCCCCACCACGGATGCTCGGACGACGAGAACGGCGGCACGATCCACGACACCTGCGGCAGGCGGTCGGCGAGCACGTCGTCGCGCAGCGACGCGATGCCGCGCGCGGTCATCCCGCGCTGGTACAGCGGCGAGTTCGTCGGCGCCGACTTGAACTGCGCGAACCACGCCAGCGCGTTGCAATCGAAATTGTTCGTGTTGTCGATCCAGTAGCGGCTCGACACGAAATTCCACACGTCCTGGTACGAGCCGACGCCGCCTTCCTGGTAGACGCGCCAGTCGATGCCCGCCTGCTGCAAGCGTTCCGGAAACGTCGTCCAGGACACCGTGCCGGTGCGGTCGCCCATGAAGTTCGAGGTCGCGACCTGGCTGCCGTCGGCGTTCGGCGACGCGCGGCCCGTCATCAGGTACAGCCGGTTCGGGTTGGTCGGCCCCATCATCGACTGGTGATACGCGTCGCAGATCGTGAACGCGCTCGCGAGCGGATAGTAGTAAGGCAAATCGGTGCGCTTGAAATAGCCCATCGCCTCGGGCCACTGCACGGCCATCCACTTGTCGTTGCGGCCTTCGTTCCACAGCTGGTGGAACGGGTCCCAGTCGTGGTACTCGGACGTCATCCACTGCGCCCACGTCTTCGACGTGTCGAGATGCCACGGCACGTAGTCGCGGCCCTTGTAGTTCTGATACCAGATCGCCTTGCCGTCGGGGCGCGCGACCGTGCGCGGATCGTTGAAGCCGCGCACGCCCGGGAAGGTTCCGAAGTAATGGTCGAACGCGCGGTTCTCCTGCATCAGCACGACGATGTGCTGCACGTCGCGGATCGTTCCCGTCACGCGGGCCGGCTCGACGGCGAGCGCCCGCCGGATGGATTCGGGCACCCCGGCCGCGAGCGCGGTAGCGCCGGCGGCCTGCGCCGAGCGGATCAAAAACGTACGGCGATCGAGTCGCGGCATCGACACACTCTCCTCGTTCTTCTGGCGGACGGGGTGGAATGGATGAGCGCGCAACGATGTCGCGCGCTGCGATGCGCGACCGTCGAACCGGCCTCTCCGCGCCGGCTCAAGCCGGAACGCGGCGCGTCGGCGGCCCCCGCTTGCCCGCCACGCACGATATCGCTGCGACGAATTCTAGGAAGCGTGACCGGACAATTTTGTTAAGCCGCGACGAAAAACCGGACGATTGCGACATTAGAGGTGTTCTACAAATGGGCCTCCGACGCCGTCTGGACCTGCGGCTCGGCCTTGCGCGTCACCGCGTCCGGCAGCCCGAACACGCCATCGAACGACCAGTTGTAGACGAACGTGAAGATCGGGAAGAACACGATCAGTACCGCGTCATACAGAAACGCCTGCAGCAGCGACACATCGAGCCACCACGCGATCAGCGGGATCAGGAACGTCACGAGCGCGACCTGGAAGCCGATCGCGTGCAGCACGCGGCGCCCCACGGAGCGGGTCGTCGCCGCGCGACGACGCTCCCACGCCTCGAACGCGAGGTTGTACAGAAAATTGACGACGACGCCCGTCGTCGAGATCATCACGCCCAGCATGCCGCTTTTCGCGGCGCCCGCGCCGCTCAGCGCGCCCAGCGTCGCCGAGGCGATCAGGATGCCGAGCACCTCGAACAGCACGACATAGACTATGCGTCTCTTCCATCCTTGCATGAACATCCACCTTCGAATCTGACAAGGCGTCGAGACTAGCAGTGGACCCGCGGTCCGCAAAAGTCAGGTTCTTTCAATTTCGCTTAAAGGAGGCCTCCCGTGCTCACCAGCGACCACATCGACATGCTGCTGACCGTCATCGACAAAGGCTCCTTCTCCGCGGCGGCGCGCGCGCTGGGCCGCACGCCGTCGGCCGTCAGCATGGCCATCGCGAACCTCGAGGCCGAACTGGGCCTCGTGCTGTTCGACCGCGGCACCCGCGAGCCCACGCCGACCGCGGCGATGGCGGCGCTGCTGCCCGACGCGCGCTCGATCGCCGAACGGCTGCAGGCGCTTCGCGCGCATGCGCAGCACCTGTCGGAAGGCGTCGAAGACACGCTGCGGATCGGCATCGCCGCCGAGATCGACGGCGCGCCCGTCGCGCGGGCGCTGACCGCCGTCGCCGCGAAATACCCCGCGCTCGCGATCAGCGTCGTCACGGCGCTGCAGGACGTGATCGTCGACGCGTTGCACCGTTCCGCCGTGGATCTCTGCGTCGCCTACGGCGGGCTCGATCTCCATCCGCAGGAGCAGATTCATGCGCTGTGGACCGAGACCCTCGTCGCGGTCGCCGCGCCGGACCATCCGCTGATCGCCGAATGCGCGCGGCCGGAAGCGATCGAGCGGCTGTCGGGCTTCCGGCAGATCGTCATCGCCGACGCGGATCGGCCGTTGACCGACATCCGGCCCGTGATCGGCAACCGGACGTGGAAGGTCGACGACATGGCCACCGCGATCTCGCTCGTGAAGGCCGGCCACGGCTGGGCGAACCTGCCCGAGTTGGTCATCGGGCGTCACGTCGCCGACGGCGAGCTCGCGCCGCTGACGTTCGCCAATATCCGCAACGGCCTGGCGCTGCCCGTGTATCTGCGCTTGCCGAAGCACACGGGGCTCGGCAAGGCGGCCGGAGAGCTGGTGCGCGCGCTGCGGGCGGCCGGTGACGAGGTGTGACCGGTGCGGCGGGATACCGTCGCACCGTTGGCCGGCGCCGGGCGGGGTCGACCGTTAGTTGCGGTCACTGTGCCGCCGCGGCGCTCCGGATCGAATCGACGAGCGACGCGTTGTCGTAGCGTCGTCCGGCGATGCCCCATCCGCCGTCGACCGCATGGACGACATTCACCCAGACCTGCGCCGGCGTCAGCCGCCCGCCCGCTCGCTGCAGCACGATCGCGGTCGCCCGTTCGACGAATTGCCGCTGCGCGTCGGGCGCCGCGAGCGCCACGGCGGGCAGCTTCAGTTCGACGAACGCCGCGAGATCCGCGCGTCCGCGCACGAAAGTCCGGTTCCGCGGCAGCACGGTGAGCGTGCCCACCACGTTCGGCGCCAGAAACGCATTCCCGGTCAGTCCTTCGACATCCAGCAGCGCATCGGTCAGCTCGGCAAACACCGGCCCCTCGTCGTCCGGCGTGAAAACCCCTTCGGATACTGTCAGCGTGATCGGCATCGCACACCTCCTGGTCAGGTCATCGGAATCGTGACGTAATATAAATATCAGTCACTCTCTATACCTTAGACACTGATCGCTCTCTATTCAAGATAAAGAGCGGTCTCTCTGAAACGAGCCAGTCATGCGTTATTCGATCGAGCACAAGCACGAAACCCGCGCGCGCATCCTCGATGCCGCGAGCCGCCTGTTCCGCGAGGAAGGGTATGGCGGCTCCGGCATCGGTCCGCTGACGAAGGCGGCGGGCGTCACCAACGGCGCGTTCTACGGCCACTTCAAATCGAAAGGCGAAGCGTTCCGCAATGTGGTCCTCGCCGGCCTCGACCAGCTCCGGCAAGGTGTCGCGGCGTTCAAGGCCGAGCACGGCGCGCGCTGGTGGTCGCCGTTCGTGTCGTTCTATATGGGGCCGCGGCGCACCTGCGCGCTCGGCGAGAGTTGCGCGCTGCCGAGCCTGTCGCCGGAAGTGATGCGCGCCGATGACGACACGCGCGATGCTTATGAACAGGCGTTGCGGCAGATCGTCGACGAAGTGTCGGCCGGGATGGGGGATGCGCCCGACGATGCGCGCGCGATCGCGTTTCTCGCGCTGCTTTCGGGTGGCACCACGCTCGCGCGCGCGGTGCGCGATCCCGCGCTGGCGGAGCGGATCGCAGATGCTGTCGGGCGGTATGCGGTCGTGATTGCGGAAGGCAAGGAGGCGCAGCCGGAGAAACGGGAATAGCGGACTGCAGATAAGACGGTTCTTCGTGGATTTCCGTGGATGTCGCTTACCAACCCATTTCAGCCCTGCGGCCCGACCGAACGCTAACGACGGCTTCGAAGATACAACTGTCACTCGTTCCTAGATTGTCCAGCCGGTCATCAGATAACCGACTCGTCACTTTGAGCGCCATACGGTTAGGCGAGGCCATCCCCACGGACAGGGGGTTAACCGCAAGCCGGCGCACCTGCGATATAGTGCGCTGTTCACGTCACCCCCTTCATCTCGATCAGCTAGGCGATGGGGTTCGACATAGCGTTATGCCCGACATCTGAGGAGCGAATAATTGAGCGGCCAACCATTAGTAATTTTGGAA is part of the Burkholderia ubonensis subsp. mesacidophila genome and harbors:
- a CDS encoding TetR/AcrR family transcriptional regulator, whose product is MRYSIEHKHETRARILDAASRLFREEGYGGSGIGPLTKAAGVTNGAFYGHFKSKGEAFRNVVLAGLDQLRQGVAAFKAEHGARWWSPFVSFYMGPRRTCALGESCALPSLSPEVMRADDDTRDAYEQALRQIVDEVSAGMGDAPDDARAIAFLALLSGGTTLARAVRDPALAERIADAVGRYAVVIAEGKEAQPEKRE
- a CDS encoding Tautomerase enzyme, whose amino-acid sequence is MPITLTVSEGVFTPDDEGPVFAELTDALLDVEGLTGNAFLAPNVVGTLTVLPRNRTFVRGRADLAAFVELKLPAVALAAPDAQRQFVERATAIVLQRAGGRLTPAQVWVNVVHAVDGGWGIAGRRYDNASLVDSIRSAAAAQ
- a CDS encoding phosphocholine-specific phospholipase C, which produces MPRLDRRTFLIRSAQAAGATALAAGVPESIRRALAVEPARVTGTIRDVQHIVVLMQENRAFDHYFGTFPGVRGFNDPRTVARPDGKAIWYQNYKGRDYVPWHLDTSKTWAQWMTSEYHDWDPFHQLWNEGRNDKWMAVQWPEAMGYFKRTDLPYYYPLASAFTICDAYHQSMMGPTNPNRLYLMTGRASPNADGSQVATSNFMGDRTGTVSWTTFPERLQQAGIDWRVYQEGGVGSYQDVWNFVSSRYWIDNTNNFDCNALAWFAQFKSAPTNSPLYQRGMTARGIASLRDDVLADRLPQVSWIVPPFSSSEHPWWGPSFGEEFVSRILDALTSNPAVWAKTVFLLCYDEGDGFYDHVTAPVPPWKAGKGLSTVSVEGEIEQQSGLPIGLGTRVPLLAISPWSKGGWTCSEVFDHTSVIRFIEKRFVDDHPAVHETNITPWRRAVCGDLSSAFDFAGDADRAVPPALLDLTATKAQLDNAYWVQYYLAKPSYPAGYPAENAPLPVQEPGQRKLRPVPYELFVEAALDTRAGVLNVSFANNGKAVPGNAAGASAAVFHVHDAVAQNGPRFYTIQSGRVLSDQWWPVRDTQGRYDLAAYGPNGFYRRFKGGATASAALVDVTVGYRADGGLVVRMRNAGRARLTATIADNGYGAASRSGAIEAGAIVETVWDLSASGGWYDLSVTVDADADYLRALAGHVETGAASVTDPLFARVTGSA
- a CDS encoding LysR family transcriptional regulator; its protein translation is MLTSDHIDMLLTVIDKGSFSAAARALGRTPSAVSMAIANLEAELGLVLFDRGTREPTPTAAMAALLPDARSIAERLQALRAHAQHLSEGVEDTLRIGIAAEIDGAPVARALTAVAAKYPALAISVVTALQDVIVDALHRSAVDLCVAYGGLDLHPQEQIHALWTETLVAVAAPDHPLIAECARPEAIERLSGFRQIVIADADRPLTDIRPVIGNRTWKVDDMATAISLVKAGHGWANLPELVIGRHVADGELAPLTFANIRNGLALPVYLRLPKHTGLGKAAGELVRALRAAGDEV
- a CDS encoding PACE efflux transporter, translated to MQGWKRRIVYVVLFEVLGILIASATLGALSGAGAAKSGMLGVMISTTGVVVNFLYNLAFEAWERRRAATTRSVGRRVLHAIGFQVALVTFLIPLIAWWLDVSLLQAFLYDAVLIVFFPIFTFVYNWSFDGVFGLPDAVTRKAEPQVQTASEAHL